The genomic region GCACGGCGGCCACGTCTTCGCCTGCCTCCTCAGCGCGCTTGATCTCGCCGCGGTACAGGATGTTCACCGCGCCCTGGCCGCCCATCACCGCGATCTCTGCCGTCGGCCAGGCGAGGTTGATGTCGGCGCCGAGCTGCTTGGAGCCCATCACGATGTAGGCGCCGCCGTAGGCCTTGCGCGTGATCACCGTGACCAGCGGAACGGTCGCCTCGGCGTACGCGTACAGCAGCTTGGCCCCGCGACGAATGACGCCCGTCCACTCCTGGTCGGTGCCGGGCAGATAACCGGGCACGTCGACGAGGGTGAGGATCGGGATGGAGAAGGAATCGCAGAAGCGCACGAAGCGGGCGGCCTTCTCACCTGCGTCGATGTTGAGCGTGCCCGCCATCGCGTTCGGCTGGTTCGCGATGATGCCCACCGAACGGCCCTCGACACGGGCGAACCCGATCACGATGTTCGGTGCGAACAGCGGTTGCACCTCGAGGAAGTCCCCGTCGTCGACGATGTGCTCGATGATCGTCGTCACGTCGTAGGGCTGATTCGGGGAGTCGGGGATGATCTCGTTGAGCTTGCGGTCGGCATCCGTGATCTCGAGCTCCGCCTCGGCCTCGTAGACCGGCGGGTCGGTGAGGTTGTTGTCGGGCAGGAAGCTGACCAGCGCGCGGGCGTAGTCGAGGGCATCCTGCTCGTCGGAGGCGAGGTAGTGGCTCACACCGGAGATCTTGTTGTGCGTGAGCGCACCGCCGAGCTCCTCGAAGCCGACGTCTTCGCCCGTGACGGTCTTGATCACGTCGGGGCCGGTGACGAACATGTGGCTCGACTTGTCGACCATGATCACGAAGTCGGTGAGCGCGGGGGAGTACACGGCGCCGCCTGCTGCCGGCCCCATCACGATGGACAGCTGTGGGATGACCCCGGACGCCTGCGTGTTGCGCCGGAAGATCTCGCCGTACTTGCCCAGCGCGACGACGCCCTCCTGGATGCGCGCGCCGCCGGAGTCGAGGATGCCGATCATCGGCACACCCGTCTTCAGCGCGTGGTCCATGACCTTGATGATCTTCTCTCCGGCGACCTCGCCGAGAGACCCGCCGAAGATGGTGAAGTCCTGGCTGAAGACGGCGACCTGGCGGCCGTGGATGGTGCCGACGCCCGTCACGACGGCGTCGCCGTATGGACGCTTGTTCTCCATGCCGAACGCGTGCGTGCGGTGGCGCACGAACTCGTCGAACTCGACGAACGAGCCGGGGTCGAGCAGCAGGTCGATGCGCTCGCGCGCCGTCAGCTTGCCCTTGGCGTGCTGCTTCTCGATGGCGGCCTGGCCGCTCGCCGTCACGGCTTCGTGGTAGCGAGCCTTCAGGTCGGCGATGCGACCGGCTGTGGTCGTGTCAGGTGCGGAGTCGGCCGTGGCCTCGGCGGCACCGGTGGCGTCGGAGGTGGAGATGTCGGTCACCCGTTCACTTTACAAGCAGGTGTTCGGCGCACTTCGTTGAGGGAAGTGCACAAAAACCGGCGTCGGATGCTTCGGGTCCGGCAGGGGATGAGGCATCCGGCGCCGAACATCAACCGGCGGGAGCCGACTGAGCACCGGTCCAGCTGGAGCCGGTCCAATACGCGCCCCAGATTCCGTTGTCGCCGCCCTGCCAGTACACGGAGGTCGCGTTCTTACCGTCGAGCGACGCCGACACCGCGGTTCCCGGGCCGACATTCGCACCCAGCGAGTAGTACCCGCGCCACGCGTGGCCATCCCAGATGGCCTGGTAAAGGCGCTTGTCCAGGCCACGCCAGAACACGTACTGCACGGCATCCGGTGTGACGGCGACTCCGACTTCGGACTGGACTCCGCCCGCCCTGCCTGTTGCGGGGATCTTGTGCTGGAGGGTCCACGAATGGCCCGTCCAGTTCGCTTCCCACAGGTTGCTGTCGCCGCCGCGCCAGAACACATAGGTCCAGCCGGCTTGGTCGATGCCTGCGGACAGCGCGGTGCCCGGACCGATATCGGCACCGAGCGAGATGTAACCGGACCAGGTTCCGGTCGGGCTTCCCACAGCCTGATAGAGGCGGTTGTTCTGGCCCTTCCAGAACACGTAGATCGTTCCGTTGGCGGCGATGGCGACCGCGGGTGCGCCGGGCGTCGCCGTCGGGCCCGCGGCAGGGATCTCCTTCAGCGACGACCAGCTCGAGCCGTTCGTGCTGGTCGTCATCCAGATCCCGGCATCGCCCCCCGCCAGATGACGACGAAGCTGCCGGATGGATTGACGGATGCGCTGAGTCCGCTGCCAGGGCCGATCCACCTCCCGGTATCCGTGGACGCCGACCACGACGACCCTGATTTGGTCTTGATCCAGAGGTCACCGTTGTTGCCCTTCCAGAAGAGGTAGACCTTGCCAGCGGTCGTCTCCGCGAGGGCCACGTTCCTTCCGAGTGACGGCGCAACCGCAGGCTGAGTGGTCTTCACCGGATTCGTGGCCGCGAACGTCTGCAGGTCGAGGAGCGAGCCGTTGAAGACGTCTTGGTCACCTGGAAAGGTTCCGGAGTCGGCGAACTGCCAGAACGTGTACTGGTACCAGCTCGCCGGAAGCGTGCCCGGACCACCGGCGACATTCGACGTGTATCGGGCGATGAAGAGCGGGTTGTTGACGAA from Humibacter ginsenosidimutans harbors:
- a CDS encoding acyl-CoA carboxylase subunit beta, producing MSTSDATGAAEATADSAPDTTTAGRIADLKARYHEAVTASGQAAIEKQHAKGKLTARERIDLLLDPGSFVEFDEFVRHRTHAFGMENKRPYGDAVVTGVGTIHGRQVAVFSQDFTIFGGSLGEVAGEKIIKVMDHALKTGVPMIGILDSGGARIQEGVVALGKYGEIFRRNTQASGVIPQLSIVMGPAAGGAVYSPALTDFVIMVDKSSHMFVTGPDVIKTVTGEDVGFEELGGALTHNKISGVSHYLASDEQDALDYARALVSFLPDNNLTDPPVYEAEAELEITDADRKLNEIIPDSPNQPYDVTTIIEHIVDDGDFLEVQPLFAPNIVIGFARVEGRSVGIIANQPNAMAGTLNIDAGEKAARFVRFCDSFSIPILTLVDVPGYLPGTDQEWTGVIRRGAKLLYAYAEATVPLVTVITRKAYGGAYIVMGSKQLGADINLAWPTAEIAVMGGQGAVNILYRGEIKRAEEAGEDVAAVRTQLANEYLYNVASPFLAAERGELDGVIEPAATRISVIKSLRALRTKRATQPPKKHGNIPL